In the Uranotaenia lowii strain MFRU-FL chromosome 1, ASM2978415v1, whole genome shotgun sequence genome, ATAATTCAACGAACTTAAATGATGAACGAGGTGTAGGgcaattttttaagtttcctGGGACGGATGGAATATTTACAGGTCTTATACAATAGGCGAGTAGGAGATATCTTATATCAAAAGCAAGCAAACTTGAACTTTTAAGTCTGTATGCTTTAAGAATACCTCtgttacagtatttttaaagcTCATAGAAATAAATGTTCGACTTTTGAAACTTATGGAAAAACAAGTGGGTTGACACagtaaactaaaactaaaaatacaaaactcttGATTTTACGAAacttatgccatattcgttttcatctggtggaaagatggttgtgcaccaactgctgtcatcttcatataaaaaaacgctttgacagcacttggtgcactaccggtgcaccaccagaatgaaaacgaatatggcattagtGTTTTTTGAAGAACATAGCAGGCCGTGAGTCCTACTAAAACGAAAGCAAATAAAGCATTACTTGCACTTTGAATTAAATTCTAATAGAAATGCAATCGTTTCTTTTAGCGTGGCAGATCCGGCCGGGAGCTCAAGGGCCTTCGGGGAGAATGTGAAATCCAGCGCAACCTCCAGCATCCGAACATCATCCGGATGTTGGATTCGTTCGAAACGGAAAACGAAATCATTGCCGTGACGGAGTTTGCCGAAACCGATTTGCACAGTTTGCTTCGGAATGGATCACTCGGAGAGCCCGAAACTCAGCGTATCACTTACGATCTGGTGTCCGCTCTCTATTATCTACACTCGCATAGGATTTTGCACCGGGACTTGAAGCCGCAAAACATTCTTATGGATAGGAACAAAACGGCAAAGTTGTGCGATTTTGGATTCGCACGCAATATGACGATGGGAACACATGTGCTAACATCGATCAAGGGAACCCCTCTGTACATGGCTCCTGAACTGATGGAGGCGAAACCATACGATCACCATGCGGATCTGTGGTCTTTGGGATGTATTATCTATGAAATGCTTGCAGGGGAGCCTCCGTTCAGTTCCACTTCGATGATTCACCTCGTTCGACTGATCCGCAATCAATACATTAAGTGGCCAAGCTTCCTGACTGCCAACTGCATCTCCTTCGTTCAGGGTCTGCTTGAACGGGATCCTTCCCATCGGATGCCCTGGACCAAAATCATTAACCATCCATTTGTGAAGGGACATATTGTAGTTCTTAAGGAAGACATACCTGAATCGCCTTTCACAAATCCTCTAACAGCATCCCAGAgcaatgagaagaaaaaacaaaccaaacgcCTGATGTATGGGAAAACTTATGATTACAAACAAACCGGGGGATCGAGGCGAGCACCGAAAGCAATACGAGGATCGAATGAGGACGATCTTGCCTCGTCCAGGGATAGTATGAATGTTATCCTGCAAAGTGATATGGAGTACGTCGAAACGGATGCCGAAGAATTGACAGCGGTTTCCCAGGTCATCCCAGAAAGTGATAAGAAAGAAGATGTAAAACTTACAAACCCTGAAGATTTCACCATTGAGTATCATCATCCTCTAGGAGAGAACGCTGAATTTGTTCAGGAAAATCCCAACTTGGTCGTGAACAGCTTCAACGACAACTTTCCGCTGCTCGATAGGAAAGGtcacaaaataatttcaactgATGAACTAGCGACCAGACTAAACCACATGCACCTCCACAATCAATCCACCAAATTCAAATCTCAAGAGCTGGAGCGACGAAAGCTTAGCCAAAACATCGATAACTTCTCGATCCGATTAGATCATGACAAAACGTCACAGTCCATGATCAAAAAATCTACTGAAGTTGCATTCGATATGgataaaaaacctgaaaaaatcacTCCAACCCTTCTTCCTGGCTGGGATTCGTGTGATGAATCCCAAAACCCGCCCATCGAAAACGAAGAATGGTTAGTGTTTCTCCAAAAATCGATGCAAGAAATCCTGGATGGTGAGCTTGACTCACTTAAGCAGCAAAACTTCGTCAGTATTATTGTGGCCCCTTTGCGGAACTGTCGAGCCAGTGCCAAAGTTGTCGAAAACGTGGCCAATCTCTTAAGTCTTCCACTAGCCATCGATGCGCCTCCGGCCCTCATCCACGACATTCTGGCCGTGTACGCTGAACTCAAGCTGGTTCCAAACCTGGTGTACGCGTCTAAACTCCTGTGCAATAAAAAACTCAGCGCTTCGAACAGTGACAGCCAATCTTCTCCGGCTCCTCCGCTAACCCGATCGGACTCTTCGATACGACAGGTATCGTCCCTGAACAACGACGAGGTAAAAACCCTGACGGCAGTGTATGATCTGATCTGCTTCCTGATCCACTCAGGGGAACAGTTCATCAATCAGTTCTGCGATGCCATCGAAATTCTCGGCGTCAAGGAGCTGTTTGTGAACTTCATCAACGCCGTTCGGACCAACGATGGCTATGTGCGACTCAGCTGTTCGATCCTTGCGGTGCTGAGCTGTGCCCTCCGGGAGCTACCGGAAAATGCCGAAATTGTCGAGCAGATCGTGTTCCACGAGAACGTTAACATGATCCTGATGCTGAAACATCGGGACGCCATTCTTCGGTTggtttgtcgatttttttttctattattaaaaataaaaattattcatctTTTACCTATAGACATCGGACGTGTATGCTGCTTCGAGTATTGGCCCGATACAGTTGTTTGGCGCTGCTGAAACATTGGACCAGTGATATCAAGGAATCCCTTGAATCACTGCTTGACGATCAGGACCGAGAAGTTAAAACGGTAAATATATATTGACATCTTTCAATCTCTAGTAACAGTGAgatatttaacacaattttATGTGTTTCTTCATTTCTAGGAAGCACAATGTGTGCTGGATGAGTTCCAGTATCTCTCATTTGTGACTGCAGAGACTGCTTACTGAGTGTTATTGAAAAGTGAACattaaaagtatattttttaaaactttacctCTACCATTTACTCAGTGACGCTTCGAATCTCAATTTGAAATTATGCAGAACTGAATGAGATTTAGTGCTCCAAAGGAACTTTCCTCAACACTTACTTACATACTTTCATACCATTGAAATATtctctgacaaaaaaaaatcatttttttttaatttttttttttcatttcaatgtcCTAgctaaaaattgcaatcgaaacaaatttcaatcgattttatatttttaatcactTATCATTCGGTTCTTTTTAAatgcaactttgttgaaatgtTGCCATCGAAACATTGTAGACGGGACAGCCTTGGCTTGACCTCAAAACAAGTATGCCGACCGATCAATTTCtaatttccaatttccaaaaatgaattttcccACGACGGTTTGTAGACCAAGTACCTCCTCGTTTGGTCTAAATGCTCCCGTTTATTAGTAAAGCACCCGATAGCACGTCGATAGAAAGGTgcaaattttctggtttcatCCATCGATTGCTGGTTGAAGCCTTGAAGCAACGAATTCCGTCTCGCCTGCTTCGATTCAATTAAGGAGATTCAAGCCTCCTTTTCTCCGCAAAACAGGTAGTTAGGTTGTGAGTTGTAAAAGTAGTAGGCTATACGGATCGTAGTCACTTGACCACTGGATGAGTTGCTGATGTTGATGAAGATCGTCTCGAGGCGCGACTTGGACCCACCATAATCTACATCAAGGTCAATGACCGCTTtctcacaacaacaacaacaacgacgacgacgacagcgAGCTCGATAACAGGCAACCGGCTGCGGGTGGACCACAACTCGTCACCAAACGACTTCAGGTTGCTATAGCTGTGGATGTTGACGACAACACCAGTCATCTGCACCAGCCAGCAGAGTGGAATCAAGCAGCACTGGGGAATCGGAGGTCGGAGGACTCGAAAACTGGCTCGATAATCGCACTGCGGAAGTAAATAAAGCACCAATCAGCAGGGGTGTCGCGGGTGTCGTCTAATCGatcttattcatttttgatgtttcaaaacatttttctaattgAACGAGCAGTagtagaagagagtcctggaactCGTTGGATTGTTCCAATCAATATTGTTCGTATTGTTTCGATGCAATTCACACATGATCGCCTGGCACGGAAGTGTTTCTAAAAAACACGGTGAATAGATATGTGGAAACGGCTAAAAAATCCAATGATGTCAAACAAATGCGTGCGTAGCTATTGAATCAACGCCTATTTCTGCAGAAAGTATTGTCTATAacttcaagctaaaaaaaaattaattaatcaaCGCCTACTTCTGCAGAAAGTATTGTCTATAAGTTATAAGAAATAACAAGGAGCTTGATGCCCAAAAATATCCGTCACTTTACTTAAAGCCACGAAATCGCTCCGTTCaattttgaccagattttccTTTTGTCGATcttgaaagttacaaaaatataaaagaaagagTTATTTTATCGTGAAATTGATCTTCGTTGTACCCTGGGTTCACCCCTTGTCTTCTACGCTCTCACAATCAGTAAACACGCGATCATATGTTTTCATAATCAACAATTTAAGTTGTCGCAACATATGCAGCACAAGGGGCGGACCGTGCGGTTTCGCTGCGGAAAAAGAAACCTGAAGAGGTAGAGAGTAGAGAGGAAGGAATCGGTATATCGATACGAGATCGTACGGGAAGCTCTGGGGAGGTAGTAGGCTGTAGGTGTTCCTCTCATCTGGTGGTTGGCCTACTATGCCCGACGTGAAACGAAGACGCGTTCAAAGAGGACGATGAACGGGAAGCAGTTTGAGAATGTCACACTCGAACAGGAAAAGAGCAACACCACACTGTATACAGGTACAGGTACAGGTAAGCTGCTGAGAAAATCGCTAAGCTTTCCCGGTTTGTCATCGTGTGGTCGATGGAGttcaatctcattttttttagtagGTGGTGTAACCGTACTATCAACTCAGAAACTCATGCTGAGTCATGTTACGTGCCATGTAGGTACATTTACATACCTTACCTTGAACGCTCGTTCAACTTGGCCATTCAACCAACCAGGTAGCCAGATAGTCAACTAGCAGATCAGCCTCAACAGCCATCGCATCCACAAGTTGGCCTCCATCAACATCTCACCATCAGcaaacgacaacgacgacgacgagtcCATCAGAGCGATCCAAGTTGGGGCTCTTTGTTTGTCTATTTTGCTCAGCCTGCAATGCACGGCCTCCTTAGACCTCTAGGTTGCTGCTCGATCTGGAGATGAagaggagaaaaaaacaaacacccgTCCATCAAGCTACCATGAGGATGCAGTCGGTGCAGTGGTGGATAAATGGTATCTATGGCAATGCAACTGCCATTCGGGCGTAGTCAAGTTTGAAGTACCACTTTTACACCGGTTGCTACGATTACGGAAAAGAAATCATTCCATTTCCTGACCCCCTTGCGCTTCGTGTCCGTATCGGAGTGGTACCTCACCTCACCATACCGCAATATGGTTATGGGAACTTGACATTTGCCGGATTTGGATTCTTGGATGGATGGAAGGCGTAGAGCGCAGTCCAGTTCCAACTTGGTGCTTCACCGTTGATTAGCTGAAAACTTCAGTTCTGATGCATACATTTACAtgtaattttccatgaaaaggCTAAGATTCTAtattattttgcaattttattccAGCGATGGTGTTAAGTTGTAAAATCATTTGTTAtgtaaagtttcatatttttttttatctgactaTAACGTTTTTCAAATAGCTTTATTCCAAATTAATTAAACTTGCTATTTAAAGATGAATATTTTAACAGAATacttatgattaaaattatccatacttaaattttgtttcgacTGATTCTCCCGACGACGGGCGATGATTACACATTTAGCTCTATCGCATTATTCATAATCGATTTCCTGCAAaagaaagttttatttcaaaaatatggcATTGGCCAGGTTGAacggaaaatttatgaaaactgcCTGCACTGGCGTtcgaaaacaaaacgaaaatagtGAACTGATGATGACGCTGGGTTTTGCATGCAGTGCtatacaattttcattgaaaaggcAGTGATAAGGCATGATGCGAAAATCCCGAATGATGCGATCCTGATCCCGAACAATAATTAaaggttttttattatttttcttatctttgttcatgtttttcattatgttgacataaaaacagtaaaataatagaaaatatgAACCGGCCGAGCCcactgtggagcagagaacTCAGAGACGTCAGGATCAAAGGGATAGAAGGAGCGTGTACAACCAGTACCATGCGCTCCGAGGGGCAATGTGTTGGAAGCACGCTAAAAAGTGCTGCTTGTTGATAATAATAGAAATATCGGCCATCCTTCAGGAGCTG is a window encoding:
- the LOC129739869 gene encoding serine/threonine-protein kinase fused encodes the protein MDKYAIRELIGEGSFGKVYKADNEETKTTVALKIISKRGRSGRELKGLRGECEIQRNLQHPNIIRMLDSFETENEIIAVTEFAETDLHSLLRNGSLGEPETQRITYDLVSALYYLHSHRILHRDLKPQNILMDRNKTAKLCDFGFARNMTMGTHVLTSIKGTPLYMAPELMEAKPYDHHADLWSLGCIIYEMLAGEPPFSSTSMIHLVRLIRNQYIKWPSFLTANCISFVQGLLERDPSHRMPWTKIINHPFVKGHIVVLKEDIPESPFTNPLTASQSNEKKKQTKRLMYGKTYDYKQTGGSRRAPKAIRGSNEDDLASSRDSMNVILQSDMEYVETDAEELTAVSQVIPESDKKEDVKLTNPEDFTIEYHHPLGENAEFVQENPNLVVNSFNDNFPLLDRKGHKIISTDELATRLNHMHLHNQSTKFKSQELERRKLSQNIDNFSIRLDHDKTSQSMIKKSTEVAFDMDKKPEKITPTLLPGWDSCDESQNPPIENEEWLVFLQKSMQEILDGELDSLKQQNFVSIIVAPLRNCRASAKVVENVANLLSLPLAIDAPPALIHDILAVYAELKLVPNLVYASKLLCNKKLSASNSDSQSSPAPPLTRSDSSIRQVSSLNNDEVKTLTAVYDLICFLIHSGEQFINQFCDAIEILGVKELFVNFINAVRTNDGYVRLSCSILAVLSCALRELPENAEIVEQIVFHENVNMILMLKHRDAILRHRTCMLLRVLARYSCLALLKHWTSDIKESLESLLDDQDREVKTEAQCVLDEFQYLSFVTAETAY